A genomic region of Dactylococcopsis salina PCC 8305 contains the following coding sequences:
- the ndk gene encoding nucleoside-diphosphate kinase, producing MERTFIMIKPDGVQRGLTGEIIKRLEQKGFNLIGMKMMSVSRELAEKHYDVHRDKPFFGNLVEFIISAPVVAMVWEGEGVVASARKIIGATNPLSAEPGTIRGDYGISIGRNLIHGSDAVETAQREISLWFEETELSSWEAALKTWIYE from the coding sequence TTGGAACGCACATTTATTATGATCAAGCCTGACGGCGTACAACGAGGCTTAACTGGAGAAATCATCAAACGCCTAGAACAAAAAGGGTTTAACCTCATCGGAATGAAGATGATGAGTGTTTCGCGGGAACTCGCAGAAAAACACTACGACGTTCACCGTGACAAACCTTTTTTTGGGAACTTAGTTGAATTTATTATTTCCGCGCCAGTGGTAGCGATGGTTTGGGAAGGAGAAGGGGTCGTCGCTTCCGCCAGAAAAATTATCGGCGCAACTAACCCCCTGAGTGCTGAACCTGGAACCATTCGTGGCGATTATGGAATTAGTATTGGACGGAATTTAATTCATGGGTCTGATGCGGTAGAAACCGCACAACGAGAGATTTCTCTCTGGTTTGAAGAAACGGAACTTTCCAGTTGGGAAGCCGCGTTGAAAACCTGGATTTACGAATAA